Within the Bacillus pumilus genome, the region AGAAAACAGTACAGATCAGCTTGATAAAAAGCTTGGCGGTCCTAATCGACCATCTACGTAAAAAAGCAGGTACCCCCTGCTTTTTATTTATGCAAAAAATAGTGCTCTAATGAGAAAAGAAAACGCAGCTGTCTTTTTTTATGAAAATACCAGTCGGTCAGTTCAATTTGTTTTGGTAACGTCTCTTCATCAAACAAAGTTGGGCTCAATTTCTTTTGAAACCAATCTTCTCTTTGATCGTCTAATGAATGTGTCATCACTGGATAAACAGTTCGAAGAAAAGGTGTTGACCTTCTAGCGATCCCTAAAAACGGCTCAAAATCAAACCGTGATCCGGTATGCGGAACAGTAT harbors:
- the sspM gene encoding acid-soluble spore protein SspM, which codes for MKKQPAPKEQKPKGKENSTDQLDKKLGGPNRPST